One genomic region from Mycobacterium basiliense encodes:
- the rpoB gene encoding DNA-directed RNA polymerase subunit beta, with amino-acid sequence MADFRQSNTDVSTSQSRPQSSSNSSVPGAPNRVSFAKLREPLEVPGLLDVQTDSFEWLIGSQRWRDSAAHRGDAKPVGGLEEVLYELSPIEDFSGSMSLSFSDPRFDDVKAPVDECKDKDMTYAAPLFVTAEFINNNTGEIKSQTVFMGDFPMMTEKGTFIINGTERVVVSQLVRSPGVYFDETIDKSTDKLLHSVKVIPSRGAWLEFDVDKRDTVGVRIDRKRRQPVTVLLKALGWTTEQIHERFGFSEIMMGTLEKDNTAGTDEALLDIYRKLRPGEPPTKESAQTLLENLFFKEKRYDLARVGRYKVNKKLGLNGKDSTNPVTTTTLTEEDVVATIEYLVRLHEGQPTMTVPGGTEVPVETDDIDHFGNRRLRTVGELIQNQIRVGMSRMERVVRERMTTQDVEAITPQTLINIRPVVAAIKEFFGTSQLSQFMDQNNPLSGLTHKRRLSALGPGGLSRERAGLEVRDVHPSHYGRMCPIETPEGPNIGLIGSLSVYARVNPFGFIETPYRKVIDGVVSDEIHYLTADEEDRHVVAQANSPINAERRFVEPRVLVRRKAGEVEYVPSSEVDYMDVSPRQMVSVATAMIPFLEHDDANRALMGANMQRQAVPLVRSEAPLVGTGMELRAAIDAGDVVVAEKSGVIEEVSADYITVMADDGTRHTYRMRKFARSNHGTCANQSPIVDTGERVEAGQVIADGPCTQNGEMALGKNLLVAIMPWEGHNYEDAIILSNRLVEEDVLTSIHIEEHEIDARDTKLGAEEITRDIPNVSDEVLADLDERGIVRIGAEVRDGDILVGKVTPKGETELTPEERLLRAIFGEKAREVRDTSLKVPHGESGKVIGIRVFSRDDDDELPAGVNELVRVYVAQKRKISDGDKLAGRHGNKGVIGKILPVEDMPFLPDGTPVDIILNTHGVPRRMNIGQILETHLGWVAKSGWKIDTANGVPEWAGRLPDSLLSAEPDSIVSTPVFDGAQEAELQGLLSCTLPNRDREVMVNGDGKAMLFDGRSGEPFPYPVTVGYMYIMKLHHLVDDKIHARSTGPYSMITQQPLGGKAQFGGQRFGEMECWAMQAYGAAYTLQELLTIKSDDTVGRVKVYEAIVKGENIPEPGIPESFKVLLKELQSLCLNVEVLSSDGAAIELREGEDEDLERAAANLGINLSRNESASVEDLA; translated from the coding sequence TTGGCTGATTTCCGCCAAAGCAATACAGACGTTAGTACCAGTCAGAGTCGCCCGCAAAGTTCTTCAAACAGCTCCGTGCCCGGAGCTCCTAACCGGGTTTCGTTCGCCAAGCTCCGCGAACCGCTCGAGGTTCCGGGGCTGCTTGACGTGCAGACCGATTCGTTTGAGTGGCTGATCGGTTCGCAGCGCTGGCGCGATTCCGCGGCTCATCGCGGCGACGCAAAGCCCGTTGGCGGGCTCGAAGAGGTGCTCTACGAGCTTTCGCCGATCGAGGACTTCTCCGGCTCGATGTCGCTGTCGTTCTCGGACCCCCGCTTTGACGACGTCAAGGCGCCGGTCGACGAGTGCAAAGACAAGGACATGACGTACGCGGCCCCGCTATTCGTCACGGCTGAGTTCATCAACAACAACACCGGCGAGATCAAGAGCCAGACGGTGTTCATGGGTGACTTCCCGATGATGACCGAGAAGGGCACGTTCATCATCAACGGGACCGAGCGGGTTGTGGTCAGCCAGCTCGTGCGGTCGCCCGGTGTCTACTTTGACGAGACGATCGACAAGTCCACCGACAAGCTGCTGCACAGTGTGAAGGTGATCCCCAGCCGCGGCGCCTGGTTGGAGTTCGACGTCGACAAGCGCGACACGGTGGGTGTACGCATCGACCGCAAGCGACGCCAGCCGGTCACCGTGCTGCTCAAGGCTCTGGGCTGGACCACTGAGCAGATCCACGAGCGGTTCGGCTTCTCCGAGATCATGATGGGGACGCTGGAGAAGGACAACACCGCAGGCACCGATGAGGCCTTGCTGGACATCTACCGCAAGCTGCGTCCGGGCGAGCCGCCGACCAAGGAGTCGGCGCAAACGCTGCTGGAGAACCTGTTCTTCAAGGAAAAGCGCTACGACCTGGCCCGCGTGGGTCGCTACAAGGTCAACAAAAAGTTGGGCCTGAACGGGAAGGATTCGACGAACCCGGTCACCACCACCACGCTGACCGAGGAAGACGTCGTCGCCACCATCGAGTACCTGGTGCGCCTGCATGAGGGTCAGCCGACCATGACCGTGCCGGGCGGCACCGAGGTGCCGGTGGAAACCGACGACATCGACCACTTCGGCAACCGCCGGCTGCGCACGGTCGGCGAGCTGATCCAGAACCAGATCCGGGTCGGCATGTCCAGGATGGAGCGGGTCGTTCGGGAGCGGATGACCACGCAGGACGTCGAGGCCATCACGCCGCAGACGTTGATCAACATCCGGCCGGTGGTCGCCGCGATCAAGGAGTTCTTCGGCACCAGCCAGCTGTCGCAGTTCATGGACCAGAACAACCCGCTGTCGGGGCTGACCCACAAGCGCCGGCTCTCGGCGCTGGGCCCTGGTGGTCTGTCCCGTGAGCGCGCCGGCCTGGAGGTCCGCGACGTGCACCCGTCGCATTACGGCCGGATGTGTCCGATCGAGACCCCGGAGGGTCCCAACATCGGTCTGATCGGCTCGTTGTCGGTGTATGCCCGGGTCAACCCGTTCGGGTTCATCGAGACGCCGTACCGCAAGGTGATCGATGGTGTGGTTTCCGATGAGATCCACTACCTGACCGCCGACGAGGAGGACCGCCACGTCGTGGCGCAGGCCAACTCGCCGATCAATGCCGAGCGTCGTTTCGTCGAGCCGCGCGTGCTGGTGCGCCGCAAGGCGGGCGAGGTGGAGTACGTGCCGTCGTCCGAGGTGGACTACATGGACGTCTCGCCGCGCCAGATGGTGTCGGTGGCCACCGCGATGATTCCGTTCCTCGAGCACGATGACGCCAACCGTGCCCTGATGGGCGCCAACATGCAGCGCCAGGCGGTTCCGCTGGTGCGCAGCGAGGCGCCGCTGGTGGGCACCGGCATGGAGCTGCGCGCGGCGATCGACGCCGGCGATGTCGTTGTCGCCGAGAAGTCCGGGGTGATCGAGGAGGTTTCGGCCGACTACATCACCGTGATGGCCGACGACGGCACCCGGCACACCTACCGGATGCGCAAGTTCGCCCGGTCCAACCACGGCACCTGCGCCAATCAATCTCCGATCGTGGACACCGGAGAGCGCGTCGAGGCCGGCCAGGTGATTGCCGACGGTCCTTGTACCCAAAACGGTGAGATGGCGCTGGGCAAGAACCTGCTGGTGGCCATCATGCCGTGGGAGGGGCACAACTACGAGGACGCCATCATCCTGTCAAACCGCCTCGTTGAAGAGGACGTGCTCACCTCGATCCACATCGAGGAGCACGAAATCGACGCCCGCGACACCAAGCTGGGTGCCGAGGAGATCACCCGGGACATCCCCAACGTCTCCGACGAGGTGCTCGCCGACCTGGACGAGCGTGGCATCGTGCGCATCGGTGCCGAGGTCCGCGACGGCGACATCCTGGTCGGCAAGGTCACCCCGAAGGGGGAGACCGAGCTGACCCCGGAGGAGCGGCTGCTGCGCGCGATCTTCGGTGAGAAGGCCCGCGAGGTTCGCGACACCTCGCTCAAGGTGCCGCACGGCGAATCCGGCAAGGTGATCGGGATTCGGGTGTTCTCTCGGGACGACGACGATGAACTGCCCGCCGGCGTCAACGAGCTGGTCCGCGTTTACGTGGCCCAGAAGCGAAAGATCTCCGACGGTGACAAGCTGGCCGGCCGCCACGGCAACAAGGGCGTGATCGGCAAGATCCTGCCGGTCGAGGACATGCCGTTCCTACCGGATGGGACCCCGGTGGACATCATCCTGAACACCCACGGTGTGCCGCGACGGATGAACATCGGGCAGATCCTGGAAACGCACCTCGGCTGGGTGGCCAAGTCCGGGTGGAAGATCGACACCGCCAACGGCGTCCCGGAGTGGGCCGGCAGGCTGCCGGACAGCCTGCTTTCGGCCGAACCGGACAGCATCGTGTCGACCCCGGTGTTCGACGGTGCCCAGGAGGCCGAACTGCAAGGGCTGTTGTCCTGCACGCTGCCCAACCGCGACCGCGAGGTGATGGTCAACGGTGACGGCAAGGCCATGCTGTTCGACGGGCGCAGCGGTGAGCCGTTCCCGTACCCGGTGACGGTGGGCTACATGTACATCATGAAGCTGCACCACCTGGTGGACGACAAGATCCACGCGCGGTCCACCGGCCCGTACTCGATGATCACCCAGCAGCCGCTGGGCGGTAAGGCGCAGTTCGGTGGTCAGCGGTTCGGCGAGATGGAGTGCTGGGCCATGCAGGCCTACGGCGCCGCCTACACGCTGCAGGAGTTGTTGACCATCAAGTCCGACGACACGGTCGGGCGGGTCAAGGTGTACGAGGCGATCGTCAAGGGCGAGAACATCCCGGAGCCGGGCATCCCCGAGTCGTTCAAGGTGCTCCTCAAGGAACTGCAGTCGCTGTGTCTCAATGTCGAGGTGCTGTCGAGTGACGGTGCGGCGATTGAGTTGCGCGAAGGTGAGGACGAAGACCTGGAGCGGGCCGCGGCCAACTTGGGAATCAACTTGTCCCGCAACGAGTCCGCCTCAGTTGAGGATCTCGCATAG
- a CDS encoding DNA-directed RNA polymerase subunit beta' yields MLDVNFFDELRIGLATAEDIRQWSYGEVKKPETINYRTLKPEKDGLFCEKIFGPTRDWECYCGKYKRVRFKGIICERCGVEVTRAKVRRERMGHIELAAPVTHIWYFKGVPSRLGYLLDLAPKDLEKIIYFAAYVITSVDDEMRHNELSTLEAEMMVERKAVEDQRDADLEARAQKLEADLAELEAEGAKADARRKVRDGGEREMRQLRDRAQRELDRLEDIWSTFTKLAPKQLIVDENLYRELIDRYGEYFTGAMGAESIQKLIENFDIDAEADSLRDVIRNGKGQKKLRALKRLKVVAAFQQSGNSPMGMVLDAVPVIPPELRPMVQLDGGRFATSDLNDLYRRVINRNNRLKRLIDLGAPEIIVNNEKRMLQESVDALFDNGRRGRPVTGPGNRPLKSLSDLLKGKQGRFRQNLLGKRVDYSGRSVIVVGPQLKLHQCGLPKLMALELFKPFVMKRLVDLNHAQNIKSAKRMVERQRPQVWDVLEEVIAEHPVLLNRAPTLHRLGIQAFEPMLVEGKAIQLHPLVCEAFNADFDGDQMAVHLPLSAEAQAEARILMLSSNNILSPASGRPLAMPRLDMVTGLYYLTTEVDGDKGEYQPAAQDSAETGAYSSPAEAIMAADRGVLSVRAKIKVRLTQLRPPAEIEDALFGHNGWQPGDAWTAETTLGRVLFNELLPLGYPFVNKQMHKKVQASIINDLAERYPMIVVAQTVDKLKDAGFYWATRSGVTVSMADVLVPPRKKEILDQYEERADKVEKQFQRGALNHDERNEALVEIWKEATDEVGQALREHYPSDNPIITIVDSGATGNFTQTRTLAGMKGLVTNPKGEFIPRPVKSSFREGLTVLEYFINTHGARKGLADTALRTADSGYLTRRLVDVSQDVIVREHDCETERGILVELAERQAGLDGTVSLIRDPYIETSAYARTLGTDAVDEAGNVIVARGEDLGDPEIDALLAAGITQVKVRSVLTCTTGTGVCATCYGRSMATGKLVDIGEAVGIVAAQSIGEPGTQLTMRTFHQGGVGEDITGGLPRVQELFEARVPRGKAPIADVTGRVRLEDGERFYKITIVPDDGGEEVVYDKLSKRQRLRVFKHEDGSERVLSDGDHVEVGQQLMEGSADPHEVLRVQGPREVQIHLVREVQEVYRAQGVSIHDKHIEVIVRQMLRRVTIIDSGSTEFLPGSLIDRAEFEAENRRVVAEGGEPAAGRPVLMGITKASLATDSWLSAASFQETTRVLTDAAINCRSDKLNGLKENVIIGKLIPAGTGINRYRNIQVQPTEEARAAAYTIPSYEDQYYSPDFGQATGAAVPLDDYGYSDYR; encoded by the coding sequence GTGCTCGACGTCAACTTCTTCGATGAACTCCGTATCGGCCTCGCCACCGCGGAGGACATCAGGCAATGGTCCTACGGCGAGGTCAAGAAGCCGGAGACGATCAACTACCGGACGCTGAAGCCGGAAAAGGACGGCCTGTTCTGCGAGAAGATCTTCGGACCGACTCGCGACTGGGAGTGCTACTGCGGCAAGTACAAGCGGGTGCGCTTCAAGGGCATCATCTGTGAGCGCTGTGGCGTGGAGGTGACCCGCGCCAAGGTTCGTCGTGAGCGGATGGGCCACATCGAGCTGGCCGCGCCCGTCACGCACATCTGGTACTTCAAGGGAGTGCCCAGCCGGCTCGGCTACCTGCTGGACCTGGCGCCGAAGGATCTGGAAAAGATCATCTACTTCGCCGCCTATGTGATCACCTCGGTCGACGACGAGATGCGGCACAACGAGCTGTCCACGCTCGAAGCCGAAATGATGGTAGAACGCAAGGCGGTCGAGGACCAGCGGGACGCCGATCTGGAGGCGCGTGCGCAAAAGCTGGAGGCCGACCTGGCCGAGCTGGAGGCCGAGGGTGCCAAGGCCGACGCGCGGCGCAAGGTGCGTGACGGCGGTGAGCGTGAGATGCGTCAGCTCCGCGACCGGGCCCAGCGTGAGTTGGACCGGCTGGAGGACATCTGGAGCACGTTCACCAAGCTGGCGCCCAAGCAGCTGATCGTCGACGAGAACCTCTACCGCGAGCTGATCGACCGGTATGGCGAGTACTTCACCGGCGCCATGGGTGCCGAGTCGATTCAGAAGCTTATCGAGAACTTCGACATCGACGCCGAGGCCGACTCGCTTCGCGATGTGATCCGGAACGGCAAGGGACAGAAGAAGCTTCGTGCGCTCAAGCGTCTCAAGGTAGTCGCCGCCTTCCAGCAGTCGGGCAACTCACCGATGGGCATGGTGCTTGACGCGGTCCCGGTGATTCCGCCGGAGCTGCGCCCGATGGTGCAGCTCGACGGCGGCCGGTTCGCTACGTCGGACTTGAATGACCTGTACCGCCGCGTGATCAACCGCAATAACCGACTCAAGAGGCTGATCGACCTCGGCGCCCCCGAGATCATCGTCAACAACGAGAAGCGGATGCTGCAGGAGTCGGTGGACGCGCTGTTCGATAACGGCCGTCGCGGTCGGCCGGTTACCGGTCCGGGTAACCGGCCCCTCAAGTCGCTATCGGATCTGCTCAAGGGCAAGCAGGGCCGGTTCCGGCAGAACCTGCTCGGTAAGCGTGTCGACTACTCGGGCCGCTCGGTCATCGTGGTCGGTCCCCAGCTCAAGCTGCACCAGTGCGGCCTGCCCAAGCTGATGGCGCTGGAGCTCTTCAAGCCGTTCGTGATGAAGCGGCTGGTCGACCTCAACCACGCGCAGAACATCAAGAGCGCCAAGCGAATGGTGGAGCGACAGCGTCCGCAGGTGTGGGACGTGCTCGAGGAGGTCATCGCCGAGCACCCGGTGCTGCTGAACCGTGCACCGACCCTGCACCGGCTGGGCATTCAGGCCTTCGAACCAATGCTGGTGGAAGGCAAGGCGATTCAGCTGCACCCGCTGGTGTGTGAGGCATTCAACGCCGACTTCGACGGTGACCAGATGGCGGTGCACCTGCCGCTGAGCGCGGAGGCGCAGGCCGAGGCGCGCATCCTGATGCTGTCGTCCAACAACATCTTGTCGCCGGCATCGGGCCGCCCGCTGGCCATGCCGCGGCTGGACATGGTGACCGGGTTGTACTACCTGACCACCGAGGTCGACGGGGACAAAGGCGAATACCAGCCGGCCGCCCAAGACAGCGCGGAGACCGGTGCGTACTCGTCGCCGGCCGAAGCCATCATGGCCGCTGACCGCGGCGTGCTCTCGGTGCGGGCCAAGATCAAGGTGCGTTTGACTCAGCTGCGGCCGCCGGCCGAGATCGAGGACGCGTTGTTTGGCCACAATGGCTGGCAGCCGGGCGATGCGTGGACGGCCGAGACCACGTTGGGTCGGGTGCTGTTCAACGAGCTGCTGCCGCTGGGCTACCCCTTTGTCAACAAGCAGATGCACAAGAAGGTCCAGGCGTCGATCATCAACGACCTGGCCGAGCGCTACCCGATGATTGTGGTCGCCCAGACCGTGGACAAGCTCAAGGACGCCGGGTTCTACTGGGCGACCCGCAGCGGTGTCACGGTCTCGATGGCCGACGTGTTGGTACCGCCGCGCAAGAAGGAGATCCTCGACCAGTACGAGGAGCGCGCGGACAAGGTGGAAAAGCAGTTCCAGCGTGGCGCTTTGAACCACGACGAGCGCAACGAGGCGCTGGTGGAGATCTGGAAGGAAGCCACCGACGAGGTCGGTCAGGCACTGCGCGAGCACTACCCAAGCGACAACCCGATCATCACGATCGTCGACTCGGGCGCCACGGGTAACTTCACCCAGACTCGAACGCTGGCCGGCATGAAGGGTCTGGTGACCAACCCGAAGGGTGAGTTCATACCGCGTCCGGTCAAGTCTTCGTTCCGCGAGGGCCTGACGGTGCTGGAATACTTCATCAACACTCACGGCGCTCGAAAGGGTCTGGCGGACACCGCGTTGCGTACCGCCGACTCGGGTTACCTGACCCGCCGTCTGGTGGACGTGTCCCAGGACGTCATCGTGCGTGAGCACGATTGCGAGACCGAACGCGGCATCCTTGTCGAGCTGGCCGAGCGTCAGGCCGGGCTTGATGGCACGGTGTCTCTGATCCGCGACCCGTACATCGAAACCTCGGCGTACGCGCGGACCCTGGGCACCGACGCGGTTGACGAGGCCGGCAACGTCATCGTCGCGCGCGGCGAGGACCTGGGCGACCCGGAGATCGACGCCCTGCTGGCCGCCGGTATCACCCAGGTCAAGGTGCGTTCGGTGCTGACCTGCACCACCGGCACCGGTGTGTGTGCGACCTGCTACGGGCGTTCAATGGCCACCGGCAAGCTGGTCGACATCGGCGAGGCGGTCGGTATCGTCGCCGCCCAGTCCATCGGTGAACCCGGCACGCAGCTGACGATGCGTACCTTCCACCAGGGCGGTGTCGGTGAGGACATCACCGGCGGTCTACCGCGTGTGCAGGAGCTGTTCGAGGCCCGGGTTCCCCGTGGCAAGGCGCCCATCGCCGACGTCACCGGCCGGGTTCGTCTCGAGGACGGGGAGCGCTTCTACAAGATCACCATCGTCCCCGACGACGGCGGCGAGGAAGTCGTCTATGACAAGCTCTCCAAGCGGCAACGGCTGCGGGTGTTCAAGCACGAGGACGGTTCCGAGCGGGTGCTGTCCGACGGCGACCACGTCGAGGTGGGCCAGCAGCTGATGGAAGGCTCGGCCGACCCGCACGAGGTGCTGCGCGTTCAGGGCCCGCGCGAGGTGCAGATCCACTTGGTCCGCGAGGTCCAGGAAGTCTACCGGGCGCAGGGTGTGTCGATCCACGACAAGCACATCGAGGTGATCGTTCGCCAAATGCTGCGCCGGGTCACCATCATCGACTCGGGCTCGACGGAGTTCCTGCCCGGCTCGCTGATCGACCGTGCGGAGTTCGAGGCGGAGAATCGCCGGGTGGTGGCCGAGGGCGGCGAGCCCGCGGCCGGGCGTCCTGTGCTGATGGGTATCACCAAGGCGTCGCTGGCCACCGACTCGTGGCTCTCCGCGGCGTCGTTCCAGGAGACCACGCGAGTGTTGACCGATGCGGCGATCAACTGCCGCAGCGACAAGCTCAACGGTTTGAAGGAGAACGTGATCATCGGGAAGCTGATCCCGGCCGGTACCGGTATCAACCGCTACCGCAACATCCAGGTTCAGCCGACCGAAGAGGCACGCGCCGCCGCCTACACGATCCCGTCCTACGAGGACCAGTACTACAGCCCGGACTTCGGTCAGGCCACCGGTGCTGCCGTTCCGCTGGACGACTACGGCTACAGCGACTACCGCTAG
- a CDS encoding neutral ceramidase, translated as MASLSVGRGIADITGESADCGMLGYGKTDQRTAGIHLRLRSRAFVFDDGNARLLLVVADLPMPMRNVTDEVLRRLAETYGDTYSQRNTLITTTHTHAGPGGYCGLLLYNLSTSGFRPATFAAIVDGIVESVDHAHRDLAPAEVTLSHGELHQASINRSPSAFDRNPAADRAFFPNRIDPQTTLVGINRGDHTVGAIHFFATHGTSMTNHNRLISGDNKGFAAYHWERVVGGADYLDGQPDIVAAFAQTNPGDMSPHVDGPIAGDAVSERELENTRQIGLYQFEDAVEQLPGATPIGAGIDARFTYVNLSSIHVRGEYTPDGQEHCTGRPMIAAATMAGTDEGEGFRGFHQGRNPFWDKLSHSIYRLARSLRAAQAPKGIVVPAHVLNRIHPFVEEIVPVQLVRIGRLYLIGIPGEPTIVAGLRLRRTVASIVGAELADVLCVGYSNAYIHYVTTPEEYVEQRYEGGSTLFGRWELPALMQTVAGLAEEMRDGRPVAQGRQPKHTEALSWLRAAPADTGEFGAVVSEPEAAYRSGQKVSATFVSALPNNDLRRGGTYLEVVRYDGERWARVADDGDWTTSFRWQREGRSGSRVSICWDIPGDAAPGQYRIVHHGTARDQDGTLRPFTATSREFTIA; from the coding sequence TTGGCATCTCTTTCGGTCGGGCGCGGCATCGCCGACATCACCGGTGAGTCGGCCGACTGCGGCATGCTCGGCTACGGCAAGACCGATCAACGCACCGCCGGTATCCACCTCCGCTTGCGGTCACGAGCGTTCGTGTTTGACGACGGGAACGCGCGGTTGTTGCTGGTGGTGGCCGATCTGCCGATGCCGATGCGAAACGTCACCGATGAGGTGTTGCGCCGGTTGGCAGAAACATATGGCGACACCTACTCGCAGCGAAACACGCTGATAACCACGACGCACACCCATGCCGGGCCCGGCGGCTACTGCGGCCTGTTGCTATACAACTTGTCGACGAGCGGTTTTAGGCCGGCGACGTTTGCAGCGATCGTCGACGGAATCGTGGAATCGGTGGACCATGCCCACCGCGACCTGGCACCGGCCGAAGTGACGTTGTCGCATGGCGAATTGCACCAAGCAAGCATTAATCGCTCACCGTCGGCATTCGACCGCAACCCTGCCGCCGATCGGGCGTTCTTCCCGAACCGCATTGACCCCCAGACAACGCTGGTCGGTATCAATCGCGGTGATCACACCGTGGGCGCGATCCACTTTTTCGCCACCCACGGCACCAGCATGACCAACCACAACCGGCTCATCTCGGGAGACAACAAGGGCTTCGCCGCCTACCACTGGGAACGCGTTGTCGGGGGCGCGGACTACCTGGATGGTCAACCGGACATCGTCGCCGCCTTCGCGCAGACGAACCCCGGCGACATGAGCCCGCATGTCGACGGGCCCATCGCGGGCGACGCGGTATCGGAGCGCGAGTTGGAGAACACGCGCCAGATAGGTCTGTATCAGTTCGAGGATGCTGTTGAGCAGTTGCCCGGCGCAACGCCGATCGGCGCTGGCATCGATGCACGGTTCACCTATGTGAATCTCAGTTCCATCCACGTGCGTGGCGAATACACACCGGATGGTCAGGAGCACTGCACCGGCCGCCCCATGATCGCGGCCGCAACCATGGCGGGGACGGACGAGGGCGAAGGGTTCCGCGGCTTTCATCAGGGACGAAACCCATTCTGGGACAAATTATCCCATTCGATCTACCGCCTTGCACGCTCATTGCGCGCAGCGCAGGCTCCCAAAGGCATCGTGGTGCCCGCGCATGTGCTCAATCGGATCCATCCCTTTGTCGAGGAAATTGTTCCCGTACAACTGGTGCGGATCGGACGCTTGTACCTGATCGGCATCCCGGGCGAACCGACCATCGTTGCGGGACTTCGGCTGCGCCGCACGGTAGCGTCGATCGTCGGTGCCGAACTGGCCGACGTGCTCTGCGTGGGCTACAGCAACGCCTACATCCACTATGTGACCACGCCCGAAGAATACGTCGAGCAGCGCTACGAGGGCGGCAGCACGTTGTTCGGCCGATGGGAATTGCCCGCGCTGATGCAGACCGTGGCCGGGCTGGCCGAGGAGATGCGAGACGGACGTCCCGTCGCACAGGGCCGCCAGCCCAAGCACACCGAAGCGCTGAGCTGGTTGCGCGCCGCCCCGGCGGACACGGGCGAGTTCGGGGCGGTTGTCTCCGAGCCGGAGGCGGCCTACCGATCCGGTCAAAAGGTGTCGGCGACATTCGTCAGCGCGCTGCCGAACAACGATCTGCGCCGCGGCGGCACCTATCTGGAAGTGGTCCGCTACGACGGCGAGCGCTGGGCTCGAGTCGCCGACGACGGCGACTGGACCACGAGCTTCCGCTGGCAACGCGAGGGGCGATCCGGCTCGCGCGTCAGCATTTGCTGGGATATTCCCGGTGATGCCGCGCCGGGGCAGTACCGCATTGTCCACCACGGCACCGCACGTGACCAGGACGGCACGCTCAGGCCCTTCACCGCAACCAGTCGCGAGTTCACAATCGCCTGA
- a CDS encoding deoxyribonuclease IV, translating to MLIGSHVSPQDPLAAAQAEDADVVQIFLGNPQSWKAPKPREDAAQLRAAALPIYVHAPYLINVASANNRVRIPSRKILQQTCDAAADIGAAAVIVHGGHVGDDSELDEGFQRWRKALDKLHTDVPVYLENTAGGDHAMARRFDTIARLWDVIGDLGIGFCLDTCHAWAAGEELVDAVDRIKAITGRIDLVHCNDSRDAAGSGRDRHANLGAGQIDPELLVAAVKAADAPVICETADEGRKDDIAFLREKANG from the coding sequence GTGCTCATCGGTTCGCATGTCAGTCCACAGGATCCGCTGGCCGCAGCGCAGGCCGAAGACGCTGACGTAGTGCAGATTTTCCTTGGCAATCCGCAGAGTTGGAAAGCGCCCAAGCCGCGCGAAGACGCCGCCCAGCTCAGAGCCGCGGCGCTGCCCATCTATGTGCACGCGCCTTACTTGATCAATGTCGCGTCGGCGAACAATCGGGTGCGCATCCCGTCGCGCAAGATCTTGCAACAGACCTGTGATGCGGCGGCGGACATCGGTGCGGCGGCGGTGATCGTGCACGGCGGCCACGTTGGCGACGACAGCGAGCTCGACGAGGGCTTTCAGCGCTGGCGTAAGGCGCTCGACAAGCTGCACACCGACGTACCGGTGTACCTGGAGAACACCGCGGGCGGTGACCACGCTATGGCTCGCCGTTTCGACACCATCGCCAGGCTCTGGGACGTCATTGGCGACCTGGGTATCGGCTTTTGTTTGGACACTTGTCACGCGTGGGCGGCGGGTGAGGAGCTGGTGGATGCCGTAGACCGCATCAAGGCCATCACCGGTCGCATTGACCTGGTGCACTGCAACGACTCCAGGGATGCGGCGGGATCTGGTCGTGACCGTCACGCCAACCTGGGCGCCGGACAGATCGATCCGGAGTTGCTGGTGGCCGCGGTCAAGGCCGCCGATGCGCCGGTCATCTGTGAAACCGCCGACGAAGGTCGCAAAGACGACATCGCATTTCTGCGGGAAAAAGCCAACGGCTGA
- a CDS encoding extracellular catalytic domain type 1 short-chain-length polyhydroxyalkanoate depolymerase — translation MVHRVVTVLGVVLVLVGCAHRAPPPGGFGTGITFHTINVGGVDRTYRLFRPAGLPRSAPLVVMLHGGFGSAKQAERSYDWDELADSEKFVVAYPNGLNRAWNANGGGCCGRSARDGVDDVAFISAAVDEIGRNVGVDPKRVYATGMSNGAIMSYTLACNTGSFAAIGPVSGTQLDPCQSPHPVSVMHVHGTGDPLVRYSGGPGAGIASRIDGPSVQDLNAFWRNVDQCAAPTVTTSGLVTISTAGCANNRSVVLVTVDDGGHEWPTMATEMLWEFFAAHPR, via the coding sequence GTGGTCCATCGCGTGGTCACTGTGCTGGGTGTGGTCCTGGTGCTGGTCGGATGTGCGCACCGGGCACCGCCGCCCGGTGGCTTCGGCACGGGCATTACCTTCCACACGATCAACGTCGGCGGAGTGGACCGCACCTACCGGCTCTTCCGGCCGGCGGGATTGCCTCGTTCGGCTCCGCTGGTTGTCATGCTGCACGGCGGGTTCGGCAGCGCGAAGCAGGCCGAAAGATCCTACGACTGGGATGAATTGGCTGACTCGGAGAAGTTTGTCGTGGCCTACCCGAACGGCCTGAACCGAGCCTGGAATGCCAACGGCGGCGGGTGCTGCGGCCGGTCCGCGCGCGATGGTGTCGACGACGTCGCATTCATCAGCGCGGCGGTGGACGAGATCGGCCGAAACGTCGGCGTGGATCCGAAGCGGGTGTATGCCACTGGGATGAGTAACGGCGCAATCATGTCCTACACGCTGGCGTGCAACACCGGTTCGTTCGCCGCGATCGGCCCCGTTTCGGGGACGCAGTTGGATCCCTGCCAATCGCCGCATCCGGTGTCGGTCATGCATGTCCACGGCACCGGCGATCCACTGGTGCGCTACTCGGGTGGGCCTGGCGCGGGCATCGCCTCGCGGATCGACGGACCGTCGGTTCAGGATTTGAATGCGTTCTGGCGCAATGTCGATCAATGTGCTGCGCCGACCGTCACGACCAGCGGGTTGGTCACTATTTCGACGGCGGGTTGTGCGAACAATCGCAGTGTCGTGCTGGTCACCGTCGATGACGGTGGCCATGAGTGGCCGACAATGGCTACCGAAATGCTGTGGGAATTCTTCGCCGCCCATCCCCGCTGA